In Eschrichtius robustus isolate mEscRob2 chromosome 2, mEscRob2.pri, whole genome shotgun sequence, a single window of DNA contains:
- the GAPT gene encoding protein GAPT → MLKSCGNTSVAVSVGISLLLLLVICGIGCVWHWKQHNNTVQFTLPKFLQRRKRRKDYTKRVSLSPQVIGPRHKISVQTQDHSSAGKDTNIHDNYENVEVCPPQAKEETDKGIYENTWQTNFEEHIYGNETLCDHYKLKKPSASEEAQGEDIYILPDSY, encoded by the coding sequence ATGCTGAAAAGCTGTGGAAATACTTCAGTGGCCGTTTCCGTAGGAATTTCCCTTCTTTTACTGTTGGTGATCTGTGGAATTGGGTGTGTTTGGCACTGGAAACAGCATAATAATACAGTGCAATTTACCTTACCAAAATTTttgcaaaggagaaaaaggagaaaagactaTACTAAAAGAGTCTCTTTGAGCCCCCAGGTTATCGGCCCAAGACATAAAATCTCAGTTCAAACCCAAGACCACAGCTCTGCTGGGAAGGACACTAACATACATGACAACTATGAAAATGTGGAAGTGTGTCCTCCCCAAgctaaagaagaaacagacaagggAATATATGAAAACACTTGGCAGACCAATTTCGAGGAACATATCTATGGAAATGAGACACTATGTGACCATTATAAGTTGAAGAAGCCTAGTGCTTCTGAAGAAGCTCAAGGCGAAGACATATATATTCTTCCGGATTCATattaa